ATTGCAATGTTGGGTATAGCAATGGTTGCAGCACCAGGAGCACCAGGAGGAGCTATAATGAGTGCACTTCCTTTCTTACCAATGGTTGGAATCCCATCAGATGGTGGTCTTGCAAGCTTAATGATAGCTTTATACTTAACTCAAGATAGTTTTGGTACAGCATGTAATGTATCAGGAGACAATGCGATAGCAGTTGTTGTAGACAAGATAAATGATGGAATGAGCAAAAAAGGAAACAAAGAAAAGCAAAGTGCTTAATTTATAATAAATAAAAATGAGTTATCTCAAAAAGAGATAACTTATTTTTTATATTTACGGTTTTTCTTCATTAAATTCATCCATTTTCTTTAATGATTGAAACGAATTTCTATAACAATTTTAAAAACATCATATATTCAAATTATAGTGAGAGAGTTTCTTCTTGAGTTCTTCCTCTAACTTATTGCTGTGAATCATTTGGTTTGTTATACCAATTCCTGATATAAACTTGGCGTTTTTACATTCGTTTATAATATCTTTTTCGTAATCTCCCTCATAATCATAAAAAGTCCAAAAAGGAAGAATATATGCACTATGAAAGTCAACTTGCTTCAAAAATACTTTCATAGGATTTGCAGGTGCTCCTCCCCAAACTGGACCACCTAAATAAATTTTTTGATATTTCTTCAATTCTGGTAGCTTGCCAGAAAGTTTAGGCATATTCTCAGACTTTATTTCTGCCTTAGCTTCTTCATATGCTTTCCACATATCGGAATTATATAGCCTATTAGAAATGATTTCGTAAATATCACTTCCTGTCATTTCTTGAATCTTTTTTGCAATCTGTCGTGTTACACCAGATTGGGAATAATAAATTACAATTGATTTTTCAGACATCACCATTACCTACTTTCATTAGCGAACCTTTAGGCTGCAAATTGTTTTTACAAATTCAGGTTCATGTTTATTATAAATTGTGCTGGCTCCAGTATCCAGTTCATCAATATTAAGCATATCTTCTTTGCTTAGTTCGAAATCAAAAATTTGAAGATTCTTTTCCATACGCTCTTTATGAATGGACTTAGGGATAATGATTACATTACGCTGTATATGCCAACGTAGTACAATCTGTGCAATGGATTTTTTATGTTTTTGTGCAATATCTTTTAATACTTCGTTATCCCAAATATCACAACTACCTTGTGCAAGTGGTCCCCATGCTTCCATTTTTATATTGTGTTCTTTCATTGTTTCCAACAGCTTTTTTTGATGGAAGAATGGATGACACTCTACTTGATTAATTGCTGGAACAATTTCATTATGAATAATCAAATCTGTCAACTGGTCTGCATCAAAATTGCAGACACCAATAGCACGAATACGCCCAGCCATATACAATTCTTCCATCGCTCGCCATGAACCATAATAATCTCCATAAGGCTGATGGATAAGATAAAGGTCAAGATAGTCCAGACCTAATTTATCCAATGATGTCTGAAATGCTTTTTTTGCATTTTCATATCCCGCATCCTGAATCCAAAGTTTTGTAGTAATAAACAATTCATCTCTTGGAATACCATATTTTTTAATTGCTGTACCAACAGCTTCCTCATTGTAATATGCAGTGGCAGTATCTATAGAACGATAGCCAGATTTGATTGCATCTAAAACTGCCTGTTCACATTGCTTTTGTTCTGTCATCTGATATACACCAAAACCCTCAATGGGCATTTCCACACCATTATTTAATTTTATATTAAGCATATCTACATCCTCCTTTATTTTTAAACTCTAAATAATCTGACATAGACTGGTGTAGAAGTTCTAAATCAATATAATCAAGCCCCAGCTTTTTAAGAGAACATTCAACTGCTTCTTTTGTTTTTTCATAACCAAAATCTTGAACCCATACTTTTGTAGTAATGAATATTTCTTCTCGTGGTATTCCACTTTTTTTAATCGCCTTGCCTACTGCGTTCTCATTACCATAAGAAGCTGCAGTATCAATCAGTCTGTACCCTGCTTGTAATGCAGTAAGAACTGCCTGCTCACATTCATTACCATCAGGAATCTGATACACTCCGAAGCCTTCAAATGGCATTTCCACTCCATTACTTAATTTTATACTTTGCATATTTATCACACTCCATTTCTTTTTCTATAATTTCATTATAATTAAAGCTTCATTGACTAGGAATTACCAGTTATGATATAATTGTATTTACTAAAAGTAAATACGAGGTGAGATATGTATAATCCATTACTAAAAACTTTTATTCAAGTTGCAGATATGGGTAGTTTTACACAGGCTGCTGAAAAACTATATATTACTCCTGCTTCTGTAATGAAACAAATAAATTCCCTTGAAAATCATATAGGAGTAAAACTCCTGATACGAACCAATCAAGGAATTATTCTTACATCAGCAGGACAGGTTTTCTATAAAGAAGCTATTAAAATGATTCAGTTTTCTAATAAAGCTATCTCAAAGGTCAAAAAAACGGCTGGAACACCAAATTATGTTCTTAGAATTGGAACATCTCTATTAAATCCATGTCGTACTTTTTTTAAGCTATGGAAGTCTATCAATGAGAGACATTTAGAATATCAGTTAAAAATTGTTACTTTTGAAGATGACCATACAAATATTCTTTCTACGATTGAGAATCTAGGGAAAAATATTGATTTTTTTGTAGGAACTTGTGGTTCAAGGCCTTGGCTAGCAAGATGTAACTTTTATCCTCTTGGATATCATTATTTGAGTATTGCAGTACCTCATGGACACCCACTCGTAGACTGTATTAGCATTGACCTTTCAAGTCTTCATGGCAACACATTGATGATGGGGCGACGTGGAGATTCAGAATTTATTGACAAATTCCGAGACATATTAGAAACAGAACACCCACAAATCCATATTCAGGATACATCTTATTATTATGATGTTGAGGTTTTTAATGAATGTGAACAAACTGGAAGTGTGCTGTTAACGTTGGATGTATGGGAAGATGTACACCCATCTTTAATTACAATTCCTCTGACAGAGAAGTTTGCAAATCCATATGGAATTATTTACTCTCAAGATTGTACAAATGAAATGAAACAATTTATTGAGCTTATTGAGAACTCAATAACCAAATAAACAAAAACAATAGTCTACATAAAAAAGTAATTCTGTTGATTTATGCACAGAAGCATTTACTCAAAGCATAAAACAGTAACGAAAATAAGCGTGCAAATTCATATAGAAATGCACGCTTTATCATTTATTTAATAATATTCTATTTACTATATTTATAGAGCGTTAATTTTAAAAAATTGCCTTAAAAGAGGATATTAAAAATTTATTTTCATTAGGTT
This sequence is a window from Clostridioides difficile. Protein-coding genes within it:
- a CDS encoding aldo/keto reductase; the protein is MLNIKLNNGVEMPIEGFGVYQMTEQKQCEQAVLDAIKSGYRSIDTATAYYNEEAVGTAIKKYGIPRDELFITTKLWIQDAGYENAKKAFQTSLDKLGLDYLDLYLIHQPYGDYYGSWRAMEELYMAGRIRAIGVCNFDADQLTDLIIHNEIVPAINQVECHPFFHQKKLLETMKEHNIKMEAWGPLAQGSCDIWDNEVLKDIAQKHKKSIAQIVLRWHIQRNVIIIPKSIHKERMEKNLQIFDFELSKEDMLNIDELDTGASTIYNKHEPEFVKTICSLKVR
- a CDS encoding LysR family transcriptional regulator codes for the protein MIQFSNKAISKVKKTAGTPNYVLRIGTSLLNPCRTFFKLWKSINERHLEYQLKIVTFEDDHTNILSTIENLGKNIDFFVGTCGSRPWLARCNFYPLGYHYLSIAVPHGHPLVDCISIDLSSLHGNTLMMGRRGDSEFIDKFRDILETEHPQIHIQDTSYYYDVEVFNECEQTGSVLLTLDVWEDVHPSLITIPLTEKFANPYGIIYSQDCTNEMKQFIELIENSITK